The genomic stretch ttccccctcttcgGTTTCTCACGATAAAAATTTAATCGGAGAGCCAGGAGGCAAATCCAGGCTGCTTTCCACTGGGGTGGTTGCTGAGCATCATTTTCCCACCTCGGAGGGTCCTACCGCACGTGCAATAATCCAGTTTCTGCAAGGACTCCAGAGCGCGCCCGGAATAGAAACAATAAATCCACGGCAGAATGCAAACGCTGCAATTGAATTTTAACAAGTCTGTGGCCACAAGAGCCAGAACGGGCTCCAGCTCCCGCTCTTTGTAGCTGCGTCAGCTCCGCCGGGCTAGCAGGCGAGGGGAAACCCCAACCCAAACTTTAGTTTAATCATTAAAGCGAGCAGATTTGAGTCGCTGCGCCCACGGAGCAGATCTGGCCTGCTGCCACCATTACACAGCCCCTTTTCAGAGCGCAGCCTTGCACTTCTAAAGGATTTAAAAACGCTAAAGGACCCCAGATGGATTCAATCACCACAAAATGCTCCCGACACTCGTCAGATGACAACTGCTCTTGGGGACAGACTCTTTTATTGTTTATAATGCTCCTTGGAGTGCAAGAGGCAATAAACATCATACCGGGGGGGGACAGACAGTTATATAACAAgccaggaggagggaggagaattACATTATCCTAACACAACACAGATGTCGGCGTTCCTCGCTGCGGAACTGAGTCACTGGTGGCTTTCCCCTCGGCGTGACTCGTTGCACAACGCTCCCGGCGCGCtaagccagctccagctgcccgTTCGTCAGCGGGGAGGGCGGGCGGTTCGTGGTCCGGTTGAAAGTGTCGACCTCCGGCACAAATTTCTCGGCGGGGACGCCGAGTTTTCTCCGGCTGTCCATGCACTTGTTGTCCAGCACCAGGGAGTTGGCTTTGTAGCCCATATCGGTCTGGATGCGGTGAAGTTGTCTGTAAAGAGCGCTCAGGGCATCCCTGGGAACGAGCAGAAGCGAGGAGTTGGGTTCAAGCGCTGCATTCGCGTCCCGCGTTGGACAGGAAACACACAGCTTCCCACTTTCTGGCAGCAGAAATATCTGTGCAGCGTTTGTACGAAGAACAAACGCATGGGGTGTTTCTTGGTGCACAGCAGCAGGGTGGTTCGGGCTGCGAATAACGCACCCACGCGCTGCTCCTGAGCGCAGCGATGTCTGCCCTGGGAGCCCGCGCCAGcccttctgcttcttcctttacttttcACCCTTTTTTCACAGTGTCTGCAGCTGGTTGAGGTCAGAGTCCCGCAGGGACCGTGGGAACCCCGCTCACCCTCCCAGCACCCAGAGCTCTCGTCCCTTGCCTGCACCCTGCTCCCCACCGAGCCCAAAAACTATTTCCACTCGCGATCTGAGTGGACACAAGCTCCAAAATGCAGCTTCTGGAAGTGTGCCAGGCCCAGAGCCGCACATAGAGCACCGGAGACTTACTGTGCCTCTGCCAGCTTCTCTTTGAGCGCACGGATGGTTGCTTCCAGCTGATGGACCTCGTCTGTCAGCCCGTACTGGACCTGcgaggtggggagggaggaggcgCAGCAGTTAACAGAGCTCAAGTGCTGCTTTACAAAGGCCTGCGGTTTTCTCGTTCCCCTTCTAGCCTAGCTATGacatttctttccttgctttgctaCGTGACTGCAGGATCCATCGCCCAGCCCCTCCGGAACGGTCTCTGAAGTGCAGCCCCGTTTTTCAGACCCACAGGCGGCCCCATCCCGGTCGGTTTCTGGCAGGGAGCGCCAGGCGAGGTTGGTACCTGATCGCGACAGAGCTCCACGTTGGGCCGATACGTGCGGGTCTCCAGGCGGGTGTGTGCCACCTTCAGATCCTGCATTTTCCTTCGAAGATCTTCCTCCAAGCGCCGGATATCCTCCTCCATCTCAGCAATCTCCTCCAAGGTCTAAGGACAAAGATGTATCAGGAGGGACAGCCAGAGGCACAGCTGGAACAGCCTCGCATGTCCCGGGCTTTTGCTGGGCTGGGAGTGGATTTCAAACAAGGGCTGCTGGGTTTCTGAGTACTGAACCCTCTGCTTGTGAATCGGGCTTTTCAGACggactgctgctgttttgtggTCACAGCAGTTGAGACCAGGGGTGAAATAAAAAGGCCAAAacctggcactgctgctgggaAATGCCAGAACAGCAACTGTGATGCCAGAAGGAGACTGGACGTTGCAGGGATCATACATATGCCACATGACATGGGGAAACCACGCTCAGGTCAGGCAGCCTTCCACATAAGAACCAGCCCTCTGGATTCAATTCCCACCCGAGGTTGTGGTTGAAAACAGAAGAAGCAACATTTACATTCTGCTCCTGCCATTTCAGCTCATCATAGGCTCTTTCCAGGTCTCTAATCCTCTTGCGGAAAGCAAACTCTGTCGCTACACGCTGAGCCTCCAGCGCGTTGTTTGTCTGAGGAGAGAACAGGCTCCAGTCACACACCCCTAGAATGTGtctccctcccagcagctgccaacACGACCATCGCAGGGGACAACCTCCCGCAAGGCTGGGACAAGCCTACGAGCAAACCCAGCTGGGTTCTGGCTGCTGCCACACGTGTGGCAGGGAACGACAGGCAGGTTCGTGTCTTCCAGGCTGCTGAGACTGCTGCAACTCTGCAGCACAATCCAGCTCCTCTTTCAAAACACGACAGCAGCTGCTCTCGAGAGGCCCATGAGCCAATTCTGGCTGTTCCAAAACTCCCTTCCCCGGCCACAGCACGTGCCAGCCCCTTCTCCCACGCTGGATCAGAACTTCCCCAGCACCGATTTGCAGCCAAAGGAGGGATTTACCTGCGCAATGGTGAGCACGGTTTCTTCTCGGAGCTTAGTCGAGGCTTTCATTTCTGCCTCAGCATTCTCCTTGTTGCCTTGGCTGTTCTGTTCCCACCCATCAAGTCCAGTTGTTCTGTGAACAAATTAGCAGTTATGAAAATAAGTCGCGTGTTTGCAAGACAGCTCATAATAAACCACCTGCTGCAGGCCAAGGCTTTGTGCAGTTCAGGAATTCTGGAGGTCACATCCTGCCTGATCTCACTGCACCAGCTGGAGCTGCCGCCCCATGGCCAAGCACGAGGGCGGCCGGGCAGCCAGCTCCTCTGTCTTCGTGCTGACAGTTTAGATACCTCCCAAAAGTCTGTGGCTTTACAATTCCAGAGCCACCACAAATCCCAGCAGCCAATTCCCATCGAGCCGGGATGCAGCACATAAGGAAAAAGCATCCCAGGGTGCTTTCAAGCACCAGCACGGATTGGGCCACGCAAAGGCAGGTTGTTTCCTTACCCGTCTGGGACGCGTGTTGGGTTGACCTTGTAGGAGATGTTGGGAGAGTCCACGTTGAGGGATAAGCACACGCGATCTATTTCCAGCGCTTCCATCTTGCAGCGGTGGTCGAAGCTCAGCTGCTGGCGAGCTTCCTGCAAGAGGCTGCGGAACGCAGGGCTGGGGTCAGCGGggagggcagaggcagctcccAATTCCCACAGCTTTCATCACCCCCTCAGCCGTCCGCCTCACCACAGCTGTTCAAAGGCTTCGTCCACTCTCTCCTGCAGCTCTCTCTTGGCTTTCTCTATCAGCTTCACCTCCTTGTGCAGCTCCTCCTCCACGTGGTCCCGCACCACGTCGATGGCGCGGCGGCTCTCGCGGAGCGTCAGGCACTCAATGGCAACGTCCAAAGACAAGTTCTTTGCTTGGAGGGCGCGTTCTGCTGCTTCCTTCACCTGCAGGAATAAGccaggtgtgtgtgggggtctccttcagggatggaaggGGAACCCACCAATACCCTTGCTAAGAGGGCCTCGCACTGCCTGTTCTGGCAGTTCTGGAGCCTTTTAGCAAGTCTGGAATGAAAATTGTGAgagagcagcagcctctgggttTAGAACTAAAAGAGCCAAAGAGACACCACCCTACTACTATTCTCTACTTAAAATCAAACCTTTTTGAATGATGGCAT from Caloenas nicobarica isolate bCalNic1 chromosome 23, bCalNic1.hap1, whole genome shotgun sequence encodes the following:
- the TEKT2 gene encoding tektin-2, translated to MAGKEQPRALGRPHRSTGAGAAASTPAETTAVTNNRNERTRAVLWPPPRRPGHARTGASNRRLATAPRVPGNGPGERDPTGAWRHPFSEMATLSVKPGQRFTLPDWHTNSDFISADAERQRSTSHQVRQEGRALRNETNNQAKWDEHDNRTRLAERISSVNRWKETLDKCLTDIDAEIEALAKVKEAAERALQAKNLSLDVAIECLTLRESRRAIDVVRDHVEEELHKEVKLIEKAKRELQERVDEAFEQLCLLQEARQQLSFDHRCKMEALEIDRVCLSLNVDSPNISYKVNPTRVPDGTTGLDGWEQNSQGNKENAEAEMKASTKLREETVLTIAQTNNALEAQRVATEFAFRKRIRDLERAYDELKWQEQNTLEEIAEMEEDIRRLEEDLRRKMQDLKVAHTRLETRTYRPNVELCRDQVQYGLTDEVHQLEATIRALKEKLAEAQ